A segment of the Candidatus Binatia bacterium genome:
TGCGCCGCCTGCAGCAATCCGTGATGGCGCGGCGGACCCGACGGCTCCCATTGCCCGCGGAACGAATAGCGCAACAGCTCCCTGCGCCGCCGCCTCTGCGGACCCGCCGTATGCCACTGCGAGCGGCTCGCCGCACGGTGGAAGCGACGCTCCAGCCGGGCAGCGATCTGCGCACTCGTGGCGATGCGCTCCTCCAGCGCCGGCACCTCCGCCTCGGCGACCGCCGTGCTGACGAAGTCGAGCAGGGCCTCGCGAACCCCGGTGGGATCGTCAGACACGACGGCATGTGCGTCGCCGTTGGCCAATCGGACCGCCGCCGAGGTAGCCTCGAAGGCGTCGTGCGCCCCCTCCCCGGCAACCTGGCGCAACAGCCTGGGGCCCGTCAGGCCCCAGTGCGCACCCGCGGTCATGATCACCCTTTCCGGCAAGGCGGCCATCACCGACGGGGCACCGAAACAGCCGCGGGGTCCGCTGATCACGGCAGCCAGGCGCACGCCCAGCAGGGTCATGCGGGCCAGTGCCACGCCGAGGGCCGACGCCGCGGCCAGTGCCCGGGGCCCCTCCTGCACGCGCACGCCGCCGGTGTCGAAACCGATTATCAGGGGCACCGGCGGCAGGCCGCGGCGACGCCGCCCGGCCCCCCCGGTGAGGCCGCGCGCCAGGCCGGCGATCACGCTGGCCTCGCGCACGCCGATCGTGCCGCCGCGGACATGGCCGTCGCTCAGGGCTAACCCGACGCGAACGCCGCCGATGTATCCATAGCCGAGAACGAACGGCATCTCCGGCGACACCGAGATCACGGGCACGAAGGTCCCGCGGTCCAGGATGGCCTCCGCCCGATCGCGGCTGCTGAGCGCTGAAAATGACCGGGTCACGCATCCTCCGGCAGGCACACGCCGAGCCGGGCGCTGCCGTGGTCACCCGGGTCTTGCTGGACGTGCGGAGCGGGCCGGCGGCGCCGTCATCCGCCACGCCGCACGTCGTCAGGCCGACGCCGTCGCTCCGGCGCGTCGCGGCGCGGAACGCGCGCTCGCCCCGAGAGCCCGGCGCAAATCGTCGGCGCGATCGGTTCTCTCCCAGGTGAAGTAGCCGTCTTCCGCTACGCGGCCGAAGTGGCCATAGGCGGCGGTACGGCGATAGATGGGGCGTTTCAGGTCGAGCGACCGAATGATACCTGCCGGCTTGAGTTCGAAGTGCTCGCGCACCAGGGCGGCGATGCGTTCGTTGGACTCGACACCGGTGTCGAAAGTGTCCACCAGCACCGACATGGGCTCGGCAACACCAATGGCGTAGGCGAGCTGGACTTCGCAGCGTTGGGCGAGGCCGGCGGCGACGATGTTCTTCGCAACATAGCGCGCCACGTACGCCGCGCTGCGGTCGACCTTGCTCGGATCCTTGCCCGAGAACGCGCCGCCGCCGTGACGGCCATAGCCCCCGTAAGTGTCGACGATGATCTTGCGTCCGGTCAGGCCGCAGTCGCCGACCGGACCGCCAACCACGAAACGGCCGGTGGGGTTCACGAAGTACTTGGTCTTCGCGTCGAGATACTGCGCCGGGAGCACCTTGCGGATGACCTCCTCGGTTACGACCTCGGTAAGGGTGGCATGGTCGACATCGTGGCTGTGCTGGGTCGACACCACGACCGCGTCGATGCGATGCGGTCGCCCGTTACGGTACTCTACGGTCACCTGCGATTTGGCATCGGGCCGCAGGAACCCGTACCGCCCCGCCTTGCGCACTGCGGCGAGGTGAGCGACCAGGTGATGAGCGAGCGTGATCGGCATCGGCATCAGCTCCGGCGTCTCGTCGCACGCAAACCCGAACATCAGGCCCTGATCGCCGGCGCCCTGCTCCTTGTGGAGTCCTTCGCCCTCGGTTACGCCCTGGGAAATGTCCGGCGATTGCCGGTCGATGGCGGTGAGGACCGCGCAGGTGTCGGCATCGAAGCCGACGTCCGAGGACGTGTAACCGATCTCGCGAATCGTCCCGCGGACGATTTCTGGATACGAAACCTGGGCCCTGGTGGTAATCTCGCCCGCAACCACCACCATGCCGGTTTTCGTTAGGCTCTCGCAGGCGACGCGGCTATCGGGGTCGATCGCCAGCAAGGCGTCGAGGACGGCGTCCGAAATCTGATCGCACATCTTGTCCGGGTGTCCCTCGGAAACGGATTCCGAGGTAAACAGGAAATCCTTCAATGCCATGTGTGCTCCTCCGCTGTGGGGTAGCCGATGCGTTAACGGCGTTCGGGTGTTTGCTGGCGCCCGCCTGATCACGTACCGCGAACCAGAAATAGTACAAGCGCGAGCGCTCAAGCAAGGCCGTCAATCCTCGTTAAACTTCTGTTCGAACAGGGCTTCAACGGCGGCCAGGGCCGCGGCGGCGTCGGGGCCCGAGCAGGTGACGTCGAGCCAGGTACCGATATCGGCGCCAAGGCTCATGACTCCGAGGATGCTGCGTCCGTCGACGGTCGTGCCGTCCCTAGACAGCTCGACCGCGGCCTCGAACGGGAGCACTGCCTGCACCACCTGCGCCGCCGCACGGGCATGGAGCCCGAGCTTGTTCTTGACTTCGAGGCGCTTCGAGATGCTCTCGTTATTCATCGCTGCATCGAGCCCGGCCAGGCTGTCCACCGCATCCGCGGCGACAACCGGGGCCCCGCGCGGGCGTCGGGGGCGAGGGCGTCCCTGCGGTACTCAGTACTTGTCGTCCTCTTCCCGAATGATGCGATACAGTTCTTCTCGATTCGGCGCCGCCAGCAACCGCTCTCGAAAGCCCGGGTCCTTCAGCAACCGGGACACCCGCGCCAGGGCCTTGAGGTGCTGCCCGACCGAATCCTCCGGCGCGACCAGGACAAAGATCAAGCGCGTCGGCTTGCCGTCGAGGGACTGAAAATCGACGCCGCCACGATGTCTGCCGAACGCGGCCAGCACGGTGGAAAGCCCCCCGAGCTTGCCGTGTGGTATGGCGGTACCGTCCCCGATTGCAGTGCTGCCGAGACGCTCGCGCTCCCAAAGGACCGCGTTCAACTGCGTAGCGTCGATCTGTGGATACGCGGTCGCGACGTGCTCGCAGAGTTCGCCGAGCACGGCGCTCTTGTCGACTCCTTGCAGCTCCGCGACGACCAGGGATTCCGGCAGGATTTCCGTCAGTTTCATGGCGATACGGTCCCCCGGGTCGCGCTGGCCGCGGCCCCGGGCGCGGGTCGTGCGCAGATCACGACAACTCCGGCACCAGCAGGCCGAAACCGCCGTCCTTGCGGCGGTAGAGCAAACTCACGGCGTCGGTGCTGGCATTTCGGAACAACAGGAAGTCCCGGTTGGCACGACCGAACTGGAGCACGGCTTCTTCGATTGACATGGGTTTCACCGCAACGCGCTGGGTGCGGATACCGGCCGGACGCGGCGACGGCCCGGCGGCTGGGGTAGCGCGGGGCCGCGTGCCAGCCCCTTTGCGTTCACGGATCTTCTCGGCGCGGCGCTTCACCTGCCGCACCAGTTTGTCGACGGCGAGATCGATCGCCGAGTACAGATCGTCCGTCTCTTCCGTCGCGGTCGTGTTCACATGATCGGCCGACACCTGCACTTCGGCAACATGGCGCCGCTTCACGACCGACAGTATCACGTGTGCCTCGGCGGCTCCGCGCAGCAGTTTCCCCACGCGGCGCAGCTTCGCTTCGGCGTGCCGGCGCAGGCCGTCGCTCGGGTCGACGTGTCGAAAGGTCACCATCACGTGCATGCAGAACTCCCCGCCACCGCTCAGAAGGCCCGCCGCCGTTTCGACGACGGCAGGACGCCCATCATCTCGCGATACTTGGCCACGGTGCGGCGGGCGATCTCGACACGCTCGGCACTGAGCATCTTGGCGATCTCCTGATCGCTATAGGGCTTCTCGGGCTTTTCCTGACTGATGATGGCGCGGATGCGATCCTTGACGCTCTCCGCCGACACCTCGTCGCCGTCGGCACACTGCAAACTCGACGTAAAGAAAAACTTGAGTTCGTAGGTGCCCTGCGGCGTATGAACGTACTTGTTGGCGGTGGCGCGACTGACGGTCGACTCGTGCATCTCGATATCCATTGCGACGTCCTTCAGGACCAGCGGTTTGAGTTGGCTGATGCCGTAGTCGAAGAACTCGCGTTGAAACCGAACGATACTCGACGTGACGAGGAACAGCGTGCGTTGGCGCTGCTGGATGCTCTTGATGAGCCACTGTGCGGCCCGCATCTTCTCCTGAATGTAACGCTTCGCGTCGGTCTGCGGTGCCTCGGTAAGCACGCGCCGGTAGAACTGGCTGACGCGCAGTCGGGGAAGGCCTTCGTCGTTGAGGGTGACCACCCACTCGTCCCCGACCTTCTGCACGAAGACGTCGGGCGTGATGTAGCGGATATCGCCGTCGCCGAAGTTGCGGCCCGGCTTGGGTTCGAGAGCCGCGATCTCGTGGGCCGCGGCGACGACCTCCTCGATGGTCGCGCCCAGCTCCCTGGCAATCCGATCGTAGCGTTTCGTTTCCAGCAGCGGCAGGGCGTCGCGCACTATGCGCACCGCCAGCGAGTCGCCCTCGCCGCGCGCGCGGAGCTGTATCAACAGGCACTCGCGCAGATCGCGTGCGCCGACCCCGGGCGGGTCGAGTTCCTGGATGCGCGTTAGCACCCGTTCGACCACATCGTATTCCTCGCCGGTCTGAAAGGCGATGTCTTCGATAGGCACCTGCAGGTAGCCGTCGCCGTCGAGGTTGCCGATCATGATGGCAGCGGCGGCTTCTTCCTGCGGCGAGAGGCCGGACATGCGTAATTGCCAGGTGAGATGTTCGGTGAGCGACGTTGCGCGTGTCAGGACGTTCTCGAGCGCGGGGCGCTTGTCCTCGTCGTAATCGGCCGCCGCCGCGGTCGCACCATGAAAGTCGTTGCTGTAATTCTCGAGATAGTCCTTCCAGTCGATCTCGCGCATGTTGCCCGCGTCGACCTGGAGCTCGCTGGTCGTATCGCGTTGCGGCAACTCTGCCGGCCATTCGTCGGCCGGTGTTCCGTCGGCTTCCGGCGCGGTGTCGACGCGCGGGGCGGGCGTTTCTTCGATGGTGTCGAGGCCCTCTTCGAGGATTGGGTTCTCCTTCAGCTCCTCGTCGATCAGGGTCTCGAGCTCGGCGCGCGACACCTGCAATATCTTGATTGCCTGGCGCAGCTGCGGCGTCATGATGAGCTGCGTTTGCAGCCCGACCCGCTGCGTCAGCGACATTCGTTGTTCGGCAGCCATGATCGTCGTTACAGCGTGAAGCCTTCTCCCAGATATAACTGCCGGGCCCGTGGGCTCGACGCGATTTCCTGCGGCGACCCTTCCTCGAGGACGACGCCGTCACTCAGTATATAGGCTCGGCTGCAAATCCCCAAGGTCTCGCGCACGTTGTGGTCGGTGACCAGGATCCCGATTCCTCGATCTTTCAACTGCGCCACTATGCTCTGAATGTCCAGTATCGCAAGCGGATCGATACCGGCAAACGGTTCGTCGAGCAACATAAAGCTGGGCGACATGACCAGTGCGCGGGTGATCTCCAAACGGCGGCGCTCGCCGCCGGAAAGCGCATAGGCGCGGCTGCGTGCCAGGTGGGCGATGCCAAGTTCGTTCAGCAGCCCCTGCAGCCGCTCGGCGCGTTCCTCGCGGGTCAGCGGCAGGGTCTCCAGGATGGCGAGGATATTCTGCTCGACGGTGAGCTTGCGAAACACCGAGGGTTCCTGGGGCAGGTAGCTGATCCCCTTGCGGGCGCGCACGTACATGGGATCGTCGGTAACGTCGGCGCCGTTGAGGTGTACGGTCCCCGAGTCGGGCCGGATCAAGCCGACCATCGCGTAGAAAGTCGTCGTCTTGCCGGCGCCGTTGGGCCCGAGCAACCCGACGACCTCGCCGGCACTCACCTGCAACGACACCGAGCGCAGGATCTCGCGGCCACCGAGGCGCTTGCACAACTTGTCGGCGGCAAGCACCCCTGCCGCGCCAGATTGCCCGGCCGTCATGGCGTCGGCGTGGCGCCCTCGGCGGGCGGGTAGAGGACCGCTCGTACGCGGCCGCTCCCGCCTTCGATGACGCTGCGCTCCTCGTCGAGATAAACCACCACGCGGTCGCCACTCACCTCGTTCTGTCCGTCGTGCAGCACTGCGTTGTCGCTCAGGACAACCGTGCGCGCGGTCTGGTCGAACACCGCCCTGCCGGCCGTGGCCCAGCGCTCGCCCTTGGACATGCGAACATTGCCCGCGGCGATGACCTCCTTGACCTTCTCGGCGCCGTCGAGCGCCAGGGCCACGGTCAGCGTGTCGCTTTGCAGTCGCAAATCGCCCTGGGTCGCCACCACGGCGCCGCGGTAAGTGAGAACGCGGGTCTTGTAATCGAAGTCGAGCGCATCCGAGGTGACCGCGATCGGCTCGCGGCCCGACGAGAAGGCCAGCGCGTCCAGGAGCGGATCGCGCGGGGTGGGCCGCGCCGACGGCTCCGGCTGCGCGGCGGTAATCCGCCCGGCGCCCACGGCCGCGGCCACCACCAGCAGGGCGGCCAGCGCCCACCGCCGCCGCGCTCCCGACTCATGCCGCATCGTCGCCGCCCGGATCAGGAGACGCGCCGCGGGGTTCGGTGGCCGGATTGAGACGCATCGACACCTGCCGCAGGATCGTCAGGCGCTGCGCCGCCACGTCGACCTCCATGCCCTCCCCTTCGAGCTCGAGCGCCGAACCGCGCACCGTGATCCGCCCCGGCGCGTCAATGCGCTCGCGGGCATGGTCGTACCGCGCTTCGTCGGCGCGGACTTCGTAATCGGCAAGTTGCACACGGATGTCGCCCCGTAGTTCGACGGCTATCACGTCGCGCCCGTCGAGAACGATCCGGCCCTCCTGTCCCCGCAACCCCACCGTTCGTCCGTCCTCGAGATGCCATTCGACGACGGCGTCCTTGACCACCACGGTACTGTCGCCTTCGAAAAACGACCCTTCTCTGGCAGCAACTTCCCAGACTGTCCGTCCGTTCTGGACCTTGACGCGGCGGAAGTCCCTGATGTGTTGCGTCACCCCCGGCAGGGCCTCGATCCCGTGCTTCAGGAGCACCTCGGGCCGCAGCAGGATGGTACGCGCCACCAGCGCAGTCACCCCACCGAGCAACAGGAGCACCAGTGCGAGGACCGCCCATCGCAAGCGTTTCCGCAAACCCATTAGCCCAGAAGATACGCCGCAGCGACGGCGGACCTCGTTACGTACCACCCGGTTTTTCGGCTGTAAAGGCGATCGTCCTCGATGTGAAAAGACGAAGAATTCCTGTTGCACAGGCGCGTGAGGCCGTGGTATGTCGCGCGCCGTTTCGACGAAAGGTACCGGGCGTCAAGGTACCGCCGTAGCAGATGTGGGGTCTGCCCGACACCGACACTCGACGGCCTGCCCGTTCGGCCTTTCCTGGGAACATAACGATTTCTCCTTTGGGTAAAGGGGGACAGCAGCATGGTCCAGGGCACCGTCAAGTGGTTCAACGGGCAAAAGGGTTACGGTTTCATCACCAAGGATGACGGACAAGACGTGTTCGTGCATTACTCGGCGATCAACGGGAAGGGCTTCCGCTCTCTCGACGAGGGCCAGCGGGTGGAGTTCGAAATCACCCAGGGGCCCAAGGGTCTCCAGGCCTCGAACGTCAACAAAGTGGTCTAGGCCACACCACCGGGCGGTGGACGCGGAACTCGCCGCCCGGGTGCAGACCATGAGCGCCACTCCGCGCGTGGAATTGCGTCGGGCCGTATCGCCCGGCGGCGGTCGTTCGCGCACCGTGTAATGTCCTCCCTTGCAGCCGCGTGGGGAGTTCACCTCTACACCGCCTGCGGAGCCGTGCTGGCGCTGCTGGCGTGGAGTGCCACCACGCAGGGGGAGTACGCGCTGGCCTTCGCCTGGATGGCGGTTGCGCTCTGTGTGGATTGCACCGACGGCACCCTGGCACGCCGCTTTCGGGTCAAGGAAGTATTGCCGGCGTTCGACGGCGCCCGCCTCGACGACATCGTCGACTATCTCAACTACGTCTTCATACCGTTGTTGCTGGCCATCCACGCCGGGATGTTGCCGGCCGGCGCGGCCGGGCTGGCCGTCGCGGGCATCCCCCTTCTGGCCAGTGGCTACGGCTTTTGCCAGATTGACGCCAAGACCGACGATCACTTCTTCAAGGGATTCCCCTCGTACTGGAACGTGGTGGTCTTCTATTTCTACGTTCTGCGCACGCCGGTGTGGTTCAACACCGCAACGCTGGTGTTGCTCTCGGTTCTCGTCTTCGTACCTCTCAAGTACTTCTACCCCAGCCGCACTCCGACCGCGCGCCGCGCGACATACGTGCTGGGGGCCGTGTGGGCGCTGACCTTCGTCTTGCTCCTGACCGGCTTTCCGAGACCGCCCCTCTGGCTGGCGTGGTTATCGTTCTTCTTCCCGCTGTATTACCTCGTCATGTCGGTACACCTGCACATCCGCTCGCAGCGACGCTGATTCTCGATTTTCGCGTTTCTGCGCACGGCGCGAAGAACTTCCCAGATGATCGACGAGCAGTACCCACCGTTCGTGCCGAGTAGCGCCATCTTTTGAGGCGCGTATCGAGGCACGTCTGGTGCGACCCCTCGATACGGACCCTGAACAAACGGGTCCTACTCGGGGCGAACGGGGAGTTGCGGCCATTGGGTTGCGCGCGGCAGCCCGCGCCGAGGTACACCCATTACCGGTCGGACGCGGCCGCTGCGTTGGGAATCGGCGGCAGGGGCACGATCCGCGCGGCGGCGTTCGGCTGATAGTACCGTCTGGCCTCGGGCAGCCAGGCGCGGATCTGGTCCTGGCGAGTGCCGTAACCGGGGTGGGTAGACAGGAACTCTAGAGGTTGCCCGCCCTCGCTGCGGGCCTCCATGCGCTGCCATAGTGCCAGCGCATACTCGGGTTCGTAGCCCGCCTTGGCCATCAGGATGAGCCCGATGTGATCCGCCTCGCTCTCCTGCGAACGACTGAAGGGCAGCAGGACGCCGACCTGCGCTCCCAGACCGAAAGCCTGCATGGCCGTGTTCTGCACGGCAGCCGACTGGCCGCCCAGACCGATCGCCAGGGCGACGGCGCCAAGCTGCACGAGTTGGGTCTGGCTCATCCGTTCGGCGCCGTGCCGCGCCAGAGCGTGGGCCACTTCGTGCGCCATCACGGCCGCCAGTGCTCCGGTGTCCTGGGCCACCGGGAACAAACCCGTGTAAACGGCAACCTTTCCGCCGGGCAGGGCGAACGCATTGACCTGCTTCGGATCGTCGATGACGTTGAACTCCCACTGGTACTCGGGCTTGTCGGCCACGGCCGCGATGCGATTGCCGACCTCGACCACCGGCGCGGTCAGCACCGGGTCGCGCACGATCTCTGCCTTCGAAAGCACCTGCTTGTAGGCGTCGGCACCGAGAGCCATCTCTTCTGCCGCCGACACCATTATCAGCTGCGTGCGATCCGTGTACGGCACCGTCGCGCAACCGGCGAACCCGACCAACACGACGGCGACGGCGGCCATCGCGGCGGTTGAACCCGCACGCTGCTTGCCGCCGGCAGGACGTCGTGCACCGTCCATAGTACGACTCATGATGCCAATCACTATAGTCCAACCGTCCGCGGGCTGCACGATCGCGCTCTTGCCCGGCAGGGGGAATCGGCTACTCTCGGGACCCGACGAAGAAACCGGACCGGCGAGGCCGTCGCCAGGGGGAATGCGATGAACGTGTCGATGTGGATGAAGGCGGTGAACGTCATTCCGCGTGTCAGCAAAGAGGAATGGCAGGGGCTTGACGTAATTTCGCGCTGGCTGATCGCGACCCGTTCTGCGGTTCTGGTCATGACGTTGATTTCGGCCGCCATCGCCGGCCTGCTGGCTGCCCGTAACGGGATGTTCCACCTCGGCCTCTGGCTTCTCGTCACGCTCGGCCTGCTGTTTGCCCACGCCACGAACAACCTGCTCAATGACATCACCGACCACATCAAGGGCGTCGACCGGGACAACTACTTCCGCTCCCAGTATGGACCGCAGCCGCTCGAGCACGGCCTGATGACCAGAAGTCAGGCCCTCCTGTACGCCGTGGTGACCGGCCTCATCGCGCTAGCCGCCGGATGGGCGCTGGTGGCTCTGCGCGGGGAAGCGACCCTCACCCTGCTCGCCGTGGGCGCCTTTTTCGTCCTCTTCTACACCTGGCCGCTCAAGTATATCGGCCTCGGCGAGGTGGCCGTGATCGTCGTCTGGGGCCCCCTGATGGTCGGCGGCGGGTACTACGTCGTTACCGGCACGATGTCGTGGAGCGTCATGCTCGCCAGCCTGCCGGTGGCGCTCGCGGCAACCACCGTCCTGTTCGGCAAGCACATCGACAAACTCGATGCCGATGCGGCCAAGGGCATTCGGACCATGCCGGTACTCCTCGGCGACGCCCGCGCCCGCCGCGCAACCATCGTCATGTTTACACTCGAATACCTCCTGACCATTGCCCTGGTGATCAGCGGCGCTCTGTCCTTCCTGTTGCTTGCCGTCCTCGGCGCCCTCCCCTGGTACTGGCGCGCCGTGCGCGTCTACCGGCACCCGCGGCCCGCGGCTCCGCCGCCCGAGTACCCGCCGAACATCTGGCCGCTCTGGTACTCCGCCTTCGCCTTCCAGCACACCCGGCGCTTCGGTGGCCTGTTTCTCCTCGGGCTGGCACTCGACGTCATCGGACGCCAACTCGGACTCCTCTAGCGGGACGCCGGGACGGCGTTTTCGCGCGCCCTGAGGCTGCTTCGTCGATTTCGTCGGCGGGGCACCTTTTCCCTGCCGCGGTTTGTTGCTAACGCAAAGCCGCGCACGGCCGCACCGCCGTCGCGCACGCACTAATCGATCGAGGAGGACCGCATGAAAATCGATGGAGCCGTAGCCCTGGTAACGGGCGGTGCATCCGGGCTCGGCGAAGCCACGGTGCGAGAGATCGTCGCGCGTGGCGGCAAGGCCGCGATCATGGACCGCCCCAACTCCAACGGCGAAGCATTGGTCCGGGAGCTGGGCTCCAACGCGATCTTCACCCCGGCCGACGTCACCAGTGAGGAGCAGGTGAAGGAAGCCGTCGCCAGGACCGCCGCCGCGTTCGGCGCCGTGCACGTCGCCGTCAACTGCGCCGGTGTCGGGGCGGCAATGAAGACGACGGGAAAGCAGGGGCCGATGCCGCTCGACATGTTCGAGATGGTGATCAAGATCAACCTGATCGGCACCTTCAACGTCATCCGCCTCGCCGCCACGCAGATGTTGGGGAACACCCCCAACGCCGACGGCGAGCGCGGCGTGCTGATCAACACGGCGTCGATCGCCGCCTTCGACGGGCAAATCGGTCAAGCCGCCTACTCGGCCTCGAAGGGCGGTGTGGTGGGCATGACACTGCCGATCGCCCGCGACCTGTCCCGCGACGGCATCCGCTGCTGCACGATCGCCCCCGGCACGTTCGACACGCCGATGCTGGCCATGCTCCCCGAACCTCAACGCATGGCGCTCGGGGCGGCGATCCCGTTCCCCTCGCGCCTCGGTCGTCCGAGCGAGTTCGCGCTCCTCGCCTGCAGCATCGTCGAGAACCCGATGCTTAACGGCGAAACGATCCGCCTCGACGGCGCTCTGCGCATGGGGCCGAAGTAGGCAATAAGCCGGGCCTGCGCAGTCAGGAAAGGCAGCGCCTTCCACCTGACAGATCTACGGCCCAACCCGCCGCCCATGTCCTATCGGCTGTCGGAAGAAGAGCGTCTGCTCCAGACCACGGTACGGGAGTTCGCCAACAACGAACTGGCGCCGCTGGTCGCCGACGCCGAGCGCACCGGCACCTTTCCTCGCGACCGCATTCTTCCCGGCATGGCGGCTCTGGGGTTGCTGTCGATCGGCGTGCCGCCGGAGTTGGGCGGCGTCGGCGGCACTGGCCTGATGCTGT
Coding sequences within it:
- a CDS encoding M48 family metallopeptidase, whose product is MSRTMDGARRPAGGKQRAGSTAAMAAVAVVLVGFAGCATVPYTDRTQLIMVSAAEEMALGADAYKQVLSKAEIVRDPVLTAPVVEVGNRIAAVADKPEYQWEFNVIDDPKQVNAFALPGGKVAVYTGLFPVAQDTGALAAVMAHEVAHALARHGAERMSQTQLVQLGAVALAIGLGGQSAAVQNTAMQAFGLGAQVGVLLPFSRSQESEADHIGLILMAKAGYEPEYALALWQRMEARSEGGQPLEFLSTHPGYGTRQDQIRAWLPEARRYYQPNAAARIVPLPPIPNAAAASDR
- the raiA gene encoding ribosome-associated translation inhibitor RaiA — protein: MHVMVTFRHVDPSDGLRRHAEAKLRRVGKLLRGAAEAHVILSVVKRRHVAEVQVSADHVNTTATEETDDLYSAIDLAVDKLVRQVKRRAEKIRERKGAGTRPRATPAAGPSPRPAGIRTQRVAVKPMSIEEAVLQFGRANRDFLLFRNASTDAVSLLYRRKDGGFGLLVPELS
- a CDS encoding HPr family phosphocarrier protein; the protein is MNNESISKRLEVKNKLGLHARAAAQVVQAVLPFEAAVELSRDGTTVDGRSILGVMSLGADIGTWLDVTCSGPDAAAALAAVEALFEQKFNED
- the lptB gene encoding LPS export ABC transporter ATP-binding protein, which translates into the protein MTAGQSGAAGVLAADKLCKRLGGREILRSVSLQVSAGEVVGLLGPNGAGKTTTFYAMVGLIRPDSGTVHLNGADVTDDPMYVRARKGISYLPQEPSVFRKLTVEQNILAILETLPLTREERAERLQGLLNELGIAHLARSRAYALSGGERRRLEITRALVMSPSFMLLDEPFAGIDPLAILDIQSIVAQLKDRGIGILVTDHNVRETLGICSRAYILSDGVVLEEGSPQEIASSPRARQLYLGEGFTL
- a CDS encoding 3-hydroxyacyl-CoA dehydrogenase — protein: MKIDGAVALVTGGASGLGEATVREIVARGGKAAIMDRPNSNGEALVRELGSNAIFTPADVTSEEQVKEAVARTAAAFGAVHVAVNCAGVGAAMKTTGKQGPMPLDMFEMVIKINLIGTFNVIRLAATQMLGNTPNADGERGVLINTASIAAFDGQIGQAAYSASKGGVVGMTLPIARDLSRDGIRCCTIAPGTFDTPMLAMLPEPQRMALGAAIPFPSRLGRPSEFALLACSIVENPMLNGETIRLDGALRMGPK
- the rpoN gene encoding RNA polymerase factor sigma-54: MAAEQRMSLTQRVGLQTQLIMTPQLRQAIKILQVSRAELETLIDEELKENPILEEGLDTIEETPAPRVDTAPEADGTPADEWPAELPQRDTTSELQVDAGNMREIDWKDYLENYSNDFHGATAAAADYDEDKRPALENVLTRATSLTEHLTWQLRMSGLSPQEEAAAAIMIGNLDGDGYLQVPIEDIAFQTGEEYDVVERVLTRIQELDPPGVGARDLRECLLIQLRARGEGDSLAVRIVRDALPLLETKRYDRIARELGATIEEVVAAAHEIAALEPKPGRNFGDGDIRYITPDVFVQKVGDEWVVTLNDEGLPRLRVSQFYRRVLTEAPQTDAKRYIQEKMRAAQWLIKSIQQRQRTLFLVTSSIVRFQREFFDYGISQLKPLVLKDVAMDIEMHESTVSRATANKYVHTPQGTYELKFFFTSSLQCADGDEVSAESVKDRIRAIISQEKPEKPYSDQEIAKMLSAERVEIARRTVAKYREMMGVLPSSKRRRAF
- a CDS encoding prenyltransferase encodes the protein MNVSMWMKAVNVIPRVSKEEWQGLDVISRWLIATRSAVLVMTLISAAIAGLLAARNGMFHLGLWLLVTLGLLFAHATNNLLNDITDHIKGVDRDNYFRSQYGPQPLEHGLMTRSQALLYAVVTGLIALAAGWALVALRGEATLTLLAVGAFFVLFYTWPLKYIGLGEVAVIVVWGPLMVGGGYYVVTGTMSWSVMLASLPVALAATTVLFGKHIDKLDADAAKGIRTMPVLLGDARARRATIVMFTLEYLLTIALVISGALSFLLLAVLGALPWYWRAVRVYRHPRPAAPPPEYPPNIWPLWYSAFAFQHTRRFGGLFLLGLALDVIGRQLGLL
- the metK gene encoding methionine adenosyltransferase, whose amino-acid sequence is MALKDFLFTSESVSEGHPDKMCDQISDAVLDALLAIDPDSRVACESLTKTGMVVVAGEITTRAQVSYPEIVRGTIREIGYTSSDVGFDADTCAVLTAIDRQSPDISQGVTEGEGLHKEQGAGDQGLMFGFACDETPELMPMPITLAHHLVAHLAAVRKAGRYGFLRPDAKSQVTVEYRNGRPHRIDAVVVSTQHSHDVDHATLTEVVTEEVIRKVLPAQYLDAKTKYFVNPTGRFVVGGPVGDCGLTGRKIIVDTYGGYGRHGGGAFSGKDPSKVDRSAAYVARYVAKNIVAAGLAQRCEVQLAYAIGVAEPMSVLVDTFDTGVESNERIAALVREHFELKPAGIIRSLDLKRPIYRRTAAYGHFGRVAEDGYFTWERTDRADDLRRALGASARSAPRRAGATASA
- the lptA gene encoding lipopolysaccharide transport periplasmic protein LptA, producing the protein MRHESGARRRWALAALLVVAAAVGAGRITAAQPEPSARPTPRDPLLDALAFSSGREPIAVTSDALDFDYKTRVLTYRGAVVATQGDLRLQSDTLTVALALDGAEKVKEVIAAGNVRMSKGERWATAGRAVFDQTARTVVLSDNAVLHDGQNEVSGDRVVVYLDEERSVIEGGSGRVRAVLYPPAEGATPTP
- a CDS encoding PTS sugar transporter subunit IIA; amino-acid sequence: MKLTEILPESLVVAELQGVDKSAVLGELCEHVATAYPQIDATQLNAVLWERERLGSTAIGDGTAIPHGKLGGLSTVLAAFGRHRGGVDFQSLDGKPTRLIFVLVAPEDSVGQHLKALARVSRLLKDPGFRERLLAAPNREELYRIIREEDDKY
- the lptC gene encoding LPS export ABC transporter periplasmic protein LptC, yielding MRWAVLALVLLLLGGVTALVARTILLRPEVLLKHGIEALPGVTQHIRDFRRVKVQNGRTVWEVAAREGSFFEGDSTVVVKDAVVEWHLEDGRTVGLRGQEGRIVLDGRDVIAVELRGDIRVQLADYEVRADEARYDHARERIDAPGRITVRGSALELEGEGMEVDVAAQRLTILRQVSMRLNPATEPRGASPDPGGDDAA
- a CDS encoding cold-shock protein, whose product is MVQGTVKWFNGQKGYGFITKDDGQDVFVHYSAINGKGFRSLDEGQRVEFEITQGPKGLQASNVNKVV
- a CDS encoding CDP-diacylglycerol O-phosphatidyltransferase; protein product: MSSLAAAWGVHLYTACGAVLALLAWSATTQGEYALAFAWMAVALCVDCTDGTLARRFRVKEVLPAFDGARLDDIVDYLNYVFIPLLLAIHAGMLPAGAAGLAVAGIPLLASGYGFCQIDAKTDDHFFKGFPSYWNVVVFYFYVLRTPVWFNTATLVLLSVLVFVPLKYFYPSRTPTARRATYVLGAVWALTFVLLLTGFPRPPLWLAWLSFFFPLYYLVMSVHLHIRSQRR